gtttcaggtaccAAAATGTGAAAGTCAAATAGAAGCCCGCTGgacagcactaaaggcttggaaaagtggctataaaagttacctaaataaagagatgtttttatttaaataaaatagggttatCCCTATAAAAATGTATGTACgggaaacttgggaatttcccatgtgtttaatattataaatgtgtggtattttactctgataaaaatttcctaactacggtcctgatgtaattttcACTGCcaaaattgataaacaccgataccactaatactggtcgcggccgcccgttTCCAGGTAaataggggacgggggttgcgacagaaagtggtatcagagctacagccactgattcagccacataaATGTTTTGCTGACACCAAAATATTATTtcaatatgttaggaaataatttacATGGATAAGTGCATATCtctatattattgttttgtgttatttgactatttggtagtttacagtatgagcgaccaaggaccttcagatgcttaccgtcagttgtccagctcacctagggacgaaggcacctcttcacaacctaccctctcagggtattctgctgatacCGAAGAAGCGATTTTCGTGTTCAAAGCACAATCTGAAGAGTCATTCCCTCCcaagaagagaggatggttcagcagaggAGCTCATGAGCTAATAGAGAAATTAATGCTCAATCACAGGATATGATCAATAGGAGACTAGCCAATTTACACATATTAGCCACTACAGCTGCAGACCCGAATCTAGAACATTTCATAGCACCCCAGCCGTTACCACTATTTCCCACACAACCTATGGAATTGGAACCAAACCCAGTAGACCAAAAACCAATACCTGATTTTGACCCAGCTGAAATACCTAGAGTACCAGCACCCCATCCCCCAGACTATGACCCATGGTTTGATGACCGTAGGGTTTACCAACAACGCTACCCACTAGAAGACGAACCCATGCAAAACCTAGCAGCCTACCCAAACTTGGACCCCCTAGACCCATATTTTGATAATGACCAATTCATCAGGAAATCCTGGAGAACCCTTACCCACACGAAGAACCCataccggtggtggtggtggtggtggtggtggtggtggtggtggtggtggtggtggtggtggtggtggtggtggtggtggtggtggtggtggtggtggtggtggtggtggtggtggtggtggtggtggtggtggtggtggtggtggtggtggtggtggtggtggtggtggtggtggtggtggtggtggtggtggtggtggtggtggtggtggtggtggtggtggtggtggtggtggtggtggtggtggtggtggtggtggtggtggtggtggtggtggtggtggtggtggtggtggtggtggtggtggtggtggtggtatatgtgtgtatgtttgaaaaaaaatatcTAGACAACAGCTACGGATGAATACTAGTATTGTATTTTCAATTCCAGTTGTATTTGTAATAGATATAGATGCataatataaaatagagtaaaggtcgcaatgttcgacgattttgatcaacATTCTTATTGTGTGATTGTTTTCCTTGGATATTGTAttatgatattaatatgtggtaaatgtttaaaattcagatggacaacgaagtgaatcaagaaaaccagaataacgataataatggaaaccaagtaGATAACAGTGAcatccaacatatagtggcacaagggattatagacgcgatgccatatattatcaaaacgattaaggaagcggataataaaagtaataatggcagtaagcgaccacctactgaaccagaacacagcgtaaacaatggaccaacacttcaagtgcccattcccaaaagaagaagaaccatgtcttatggttgttcttacaaagaattctgctcctgtaaaccaatagaattcttgggcaatgaaggggccattgcagctctacgctggatagaaaagatcgaggcagtcttgaaaataagcaagtgtgcagaagaagataagataatgtttacctcaaatctgtttaagaactcagcattagaatggtggaacactatcctccagtttaggggaagtgacagggtttacaatatggaatgggaggagtttaaaaaTATGGTGGAAAGGAAACTATGTCCccctaatgaaaaggaacagatagcaaataagttcttaaaccttagaatgactggagtagatagtaagggttgcactactacattctttgaatatgctagaatatgccaacccttgcatcaccagaaccagtattaatcttccgttacatttggggattaatcagtgagattaggcatgtagtcaaggcagctagaccccaaaccatagaagaagctgtagaactagcaaacaccttgacagatgaactggtacgtacacaagaagagaaccagaggaggaacctagctcagaggcttacccaagaatttcgctatGGAAATTCTAACCATGGGAAAaacataggttctacctctgcaccttacTGTAAAGCCTGCAAGAAGAaccattcaggaagatgctccacttactgtAACTTCTGCAAGATACTAGGACACAAGGATgaagattgtaggaagaaacctagtaatggagtgtgcttcaactgtggagaaaaagggcacatcaagccgaactgtccaaaactagctccagccatgaacaacaaaactactaaaaatgctagagcatttgttctgaccgCAGAAGAAGCAAATATGATTCCGaacgtgattgccggtacgtttttagttaatgatgttttttccaaagtattatttgactctggtgtgaaccaaagttttattaatacttcattttgcaaacttctcaatcaaccattaactaaactcccacaagaatgtctagtagagacagcaaatggagaaaccattaagatttccgaaatcttgcaaggagcaagaataaaatttttaaatcaaaagtttattgcaaacctttacccaatgaatctggcaggatttgattttgtattaggaatggattgattaatagccaataaagccagtattctatgtgatcaaaagtcaatccaagtaaattaccaaagggtgaaaagatcacaattaaaggagataagccgcCTAGATCCGCAAAATTCATCTATGTGATGAAAACAGCTAGTTATGTAAGAAAAgaatcattagtgtatttgatttccataatcattaacactaaaggaaaagaactgaaagatatcccagtagtatctcagtttccagatgtgtttccataagaattaccaggactaccaccGGATAGGTAAATTGAATTTAGAATCCATTTCCTACCAGGgacaacaccaattgccaaagcaccttaccgtttggcacccgcagaaatgcaagaattaaagaaacaactGGACGGATTgttagataaaggattcatacagccaagtttaTCACCATGGGAGCACCAATATTGTTtatcaagaagaaagacgggtcaatgcgaatgtgcattgattaccctgaattgaataaagtcacgattaaaaatcggtacccattaccgataatcgatgatttgtttgatcagttgcaaggagctcgatctttctctaaaatcgatttacgctcaggatatcatcaattaaaggtacagaaAGAgaacattcctaagaccgcttttataacaaggtatggccattatgaatttactatcatttcatttggtttaaccaatgccccagctgcatttatggacatgatgaaccgaatatgtaagccatatttggataaattcataattgtctttatagatgatattctcatttactctaagagtaaagaggaacatgcagcgcatctgcatgcactcctaagtttattaagaaaagaaatgctttatgccaagttttcaaaatgtgaattttggttagaggaagtgcagtttcttgggcatctAGTTAActatgaaggaattcatgtggatcccgcaaagattgaggcaattaccaaatggaaaacccctgaatcaccaaccgaggttagaagtttcctaggattagccggttattatagaagatttatccaagattttttctagaatagccattccattaactaagctaacctgtaaatctgttaagttcgaatggggaccaaaacaagaagaagcctttagaattcttaagcaaagattaaccaacgcacccatcctagcattaccagaaggaactgaagactttgtagtctattgtgacgcttctaaattaggttatggatgtgtattgatgcaacatcaaaaggtatagcttacgcctctagacaacttaacaaacatgaagagaattattcaacctatgatttggaattaggagccataatttttgcccttaagatttggagacattacatttacggtagtaagtttaccattttcaccgatcataagagtttaagatatgtcttcgcgcaaaaggagttaaacatgagacagagacgctggatggaaattattagtgattacgattgtaatatccagtatcatgcgggaaaagctaatgttgtagctgatgctttaagtcgaaagtatcataaaaagccaaaaagagtacgttctcttaaattaaatctacaagtagatttaaatgaacagattagaaaagcacaagaatcagtaatcaaggatgatactgagaatttgaaaggaatgattaaggaactagaacaaggaacagatggaatatggagattccataagaaaagaatgtggatacctaaactaGGAAatctacgccaccgtatattagaggaagcccataagtctaagtatacaatgcatcctggaaatgataaaatgtaccaagatttaagaaagaatttttggtggataggaatgaaaaagggtatagcagcttatgtttctaagtgtctaacttgttcacaagttaaagctgaacatcagaaaccctcagggttACTACAATAGTTAGAAATGTCTATTTGGAAATGgaaattgataacaatggattttgttaccaaattacccaagacaagaaaaggtaatgatacaatctgggtgattgtagataggctaaccaagtcagctcatttcttaccaatgaaggagactttcagtatggaacagttagctaagttgtatgtaaatgaaatagtttcattacatggaattcctttatcaattgtctctgatagagatagccgttttacctctcatttttggataagtttccaaaaagcaatgagaaccaagctcaatctaagcaccgcctatcatcctcaaacggacgggcaaagcgaaaggacaattcagacattggaagatatgcttagaacttgtgtaattgatttcgaaGATAATTGTGAcaatcacttaccattaatagaattttcatacaataacagctatcacactagtatcaatgttgcaccattcgaagcactttatggacgaaagtgccgaactccagtctgttgggcagaaactggagaaaaacaattatctggacctgaaatagtacaagaaacgaccgacaagatttttcaagtcaaggaaagactaaaagcagcacgtgatcgacaaaagagtgttagtgcatttatgtctatagccttcgtcaatccgagccgtagcgagaaacagaaaAATGAGTCGTTATATTAGTGATAGctagtcaaaaaggcaaggtggcataattgtaataatgagaaacctcattaaaagccaaggcctataaatagggaggttATGTTTAGATTagagacttttgctcatttgacATTTAGAAAGCTCTATATCTAGAGAGAGATTCTAAagagagaaagtgattcaagGTGCTTGTTCCTGTTAGATttctaatagaatcacgtttatattacatcgtgtgtgttaggtcgcgttcatgtacggattccgcacgtcatacgttcgttttgcaatcgtttcggagtcaaaaccggtcctacaaagattagttctagtcaaagtgaaatgggattctaACAGAGGACCAGAATACATTTGGGAGCTTGAATCTGAGATGCAGAAGAAATACCCACACCTATTTCAGTAGACCTCGAGGaggagttctaaaacaaggtggggaggatataacaaccgtCCTAAATTATTCCCGACACCCCTTATATATTTAGAGTGCctctatacgtcctaaaatacaccccgtatacgagaaATGACCCAAAATgcctttatttttataaaaattaattaaaatcagaTTTTTGGGTCTCTGGCGGGCCGCGAAAACCTAGCCctggtcttacgcgggccgcgagcgaagAGACATGCGGCATAACCTGGAAGCCGCCACGTGTCAACACGTGGCGAAGCTAGATCGGTGACCAGGCCAGGCTAGGGCCTACCCGGCCTATGTCGCAGGCCGCGAAGGCTAAGCCTTCGGCTTACGCGGGGCACGAGAAATGGTCTGATCAGCCCTATAAAGTGAGTCGACGAGCACAATTCACAAATCGTTTAGAAATCActtttctctctcaatttctacaTAGCTAAAATAATACCCAGGCATTATACCCACTAATATAACAAAGTtctgcctcattgtaagtattttaacccccggttacgtattagatatgctgcccgattgatctagcaTTCTGTAACGGCTGTTGAGGCTCtgcctgacgtagtcgttggaattctgtctcgtggagggtataactaatgtaaatattgggttattatactaacgcgtgtgcattgtgtaattaatagataatcaccaggaaatcacaaaggaaaaccctaagttagcaatgtgagtaatcctcctttttgcaaactgtttttataaaacctcaaatgttttaaattatatttaacagtgattgagtatttgtattctacaattatcgtctgtatgttggggttttgtatacaaaatttgttactacactgtgagtaggagcatgaccacaagtcgggttgacagtaccgtgggtggtaattaaagtagaaaaataaataaatgtaattgcgagatcaccctcaatgctgtaaactgataaaacctgtcttgattaaattgggattcactcaccagtatttcccactgacaaaatgtttttaaacgtgtttcaggtaacaaaatgtgaaagccaaatagaagccaactggacagcactgaaggcttggaaaagtggctataaaagttacctaaataaagagatgtttttatttgaataaaatagggttatccctataaaaatgtgtgtactggaaacttgggaatttcccatgtgtttaatattataaaagtgtggtattttactctgataaaatatttcctaactaccgtcctgatgtaatttccgctgccaaaattgataaacaccgataccactaatactggccgcggccgcctgttcccgggtaaataggggacgggggttgcgacatgatggaagtacaagatttagggagAAATACTTACGAAATAGCCTTGAATCGAGGGAAATAGTGCTTGAGAATGACTTGGGAGCGAGTTGGTCGGAtagagctgtcacatcagtgaacagTGATGTACGGGCgggtatttatagggtgagaAAGAGTAAGGCGGTGGTGAGTGCGAGGGTCGAATGGATGTCCAGTAGGatgtccatccgatcggatggtcatccggacggatgtccATTCAATCGAATGATTATTCGACCAGTCGAGTTGtgcgagttagttttccaactttcgtttcgtgcgttaaGTGTTGCATTGCGTGtaagcgagttgcgagtaagcgttgcattgagataaccacataacattaaaTAAGTAATCACTCAAATAACACACATAATAACTAAGATGCATAAAAGTAAATCTGCGTTTCGAGTTGCgttgagattgcgttgcgatagcgttTAGGCTAACATGCGATGTAATATGCGATAAAATACATGTAAATAGTATGCGTTGTAAACTGCTTTAAATGCGATAGCTGCGTTTTGAATAAGCGTTGTGAACGTGTTGTAAAATATAGCTTAAAAATAGTTAACCCTTAGCGATAATCGAGATCTCGAGAGTACAAGTCAATTAAGCAATAAATGACAGATCTAAGTAATGAcccgaaaagtcgggttgttacattaGCTTCGTTTTACAGGCGTTTTATTCGAAACTTCAGTTAAATTGTAGCACCCATGACCAATTGTTTGAAAGGCCACACCTTTGTGTGGACTAATGCCGCTAATCACGCTTTTGAGGAATTAAAGAAACGGGTCACGCAAGCCCCTGTTCTCGCTTTACCCAATTTTCAGCTCACTTTTCAGGTGGAGTGTGATGTTTCGGGCGACGGTATTAGGGGCATTTTAAGTCAAGAAAATCGTCCTATCGCGTTTTTTAGTGAGAAATTAAGTGATGCGAAACCGAAATATATTACGTATGATAAGGAGTTCTACGCCATCATTCGAAGTCTTGAGTGTTAGAGGCATTATCTACTATCGGGGGAATTCGTTTTATACTCGGATCATCAGGCCTTGCGTTTCATCAACGGGCAACACAAGCTAAATCCCCGTCACGCAAAGTGGGTTGAGTATCTACAGAAATGTACCTTTGTTATTAAACATAAGGCGGGTGTTACCAATACAGtagccgatgccctaagtcggcGTCGAGCCCTTGTTACGTCGCTACGAGTTCAAGTCGAGGGGTTCGACATTTTTCAAAGCCTTTACCCGGATGACCCTGATTTTGCTTCCACATGGAAGAACTGTCGGACAACCCCTATTGACGGGTATGTCATCCACGAAGGGTTCCTCTTTAAGGTTAGCCGACTTTGtgttccgaaatgttcgttacagGATGCGATTATATTGGAAAGTCACCAGGGGGATTAGCGGCCACTTCGATCGAGACAAGACTTTAAAGCTGGTTCAAGAAAGATTTATATGGCCTCGGATGAATCTGGATGTGGCACGCATTGTCGAACGTTGTCGCGTTTGCCACATAGCAATAACAACCCATTCGAATGGGGGTCTCTATACCCCTTTACATATCCCCGCGGGGCCTTGGGAAGATGTTAGTTTGGACTTTGTAGTTGGTTTGCCTCGCACACAACGTCAAAAAGACTCGATCATGGTAGTTGTCGACCGTTTCTCGAAAATGGCACATTCCGTTCCTTGTGCTAAAACATATGATGCTAGTAAAATTGCCCGCCTCTATTTTGCTAAGATTGTAAAGCTTCACGAGGTTCCAAAATCACTCACTTCGGATAGAGATGTTAAATTTGTGAGCCATTTTTGGCGTACATTATGGAAACGCCTCGGTTCCCGACTTCATTTCAGTAGTGCGCACCATCCCCAAAGTGACGAACCGCAGTTTGGGTAACCTTCTTCGCAGCCTTGTTGGTAGCCATCCTCATCAATGGGATGAAGTTCTTCCCCAAGCTGAGTTTGCGTACAACCGATCCGCCCATAGGTCGACAGGTATGAGCCCGTTCCTGGTTGTGTATGGCCGCAACCCTTTTACACCTCTTGATCCTACTCCATTACCAATTGTCGACCATTTCAGTGTTGAGGGGGAGGATCGGTCTAAACAAGTCAAAAGCATTCACAGATAGGTGAGGGAGAAAATAGAAAACAACAACAGCGACGGGCAAATTTGCACAGGAAAAAGGTGGTGTTTCAGGAAGGTGACCTTGTTTGGATTCACCTCAGCAAAGATAGGTTTCCATGAGGTCGTTTTGGTAAGTTGCAACCACGAGCTGATGGCCCTTTCTAGATCCTTAAACGCATCAAAGATAATGCCTACAAAGTTGATTTACCAGGTCATTTTGACGTTTCTGCTACGTTCAGTGTCACTGATCTCTTACCGTTTATGCCTGAAGACGATGATCCGTTCGACTCAGGGACGAGTGGTTTCGAAGAAGGGGAGGATGATGCAAGCAACCTGGGTACCAGGTcacaacccgaacccgaccctgGTCCAAAACCAAATGGAGCTGCAACAGATTAAAAATGGGCCATTTATTTAGTTATTTCAGTTTTATATTTTTCGTATTTATCTTTAGTTTCACTTTGGTTgtttatctttttttattttgGAAGTTTGTTAGCTAAGTTCTAGGCCTGGGAACTTTATATCCGTATGTTTTGAGAATAATAAACTGGTTGACTTGTTTTGAAGATTATTGTTACCGTTTTTGACTCTTCTGTATTTCCGATCCAATCTGGTTTGCGTGAGTAATATCGCATCAGAATTTGTAGACATTCATGAACTTCTATGCATGTCACAAAACAAGGATACATGTGTTGAAAAATCTACTCTTAGGGAAGCCACAATGCATCATGCATTATCTTCTACTGGTCTTTCCTTCCTATATTTACGGTGAAGCCATTTAAAAAATATTCTACTTTTGCAGTTCTATCTAGAAGTTGTACTTCCTAGGCTTGAACTAGTCATCACTAGAGCTGGCAAAACGAATCGGTTGGCTGGGTCACATCCCCTTGGTTTTGTCAAATCTTCATGCTAAAAACTTAAGCTTGACTAGAAAGCTAAAAGATTTATATGAACTATTAAAATGTATTTTTGATTACCTAACTGGTTTCAAGTACATGTAATAGAACAAGAAACTATCTTAAAACATATTACTTTCTAGTTAGTTTAATCATGTTTCAACACAATTAAGGTTATTATGTATTTCCAAGCCAACATCCATGACACAAACCAATCAACAAAGCAGCAAATGGACTCATTTCAAGGCCATTCAACAGTATCAAGCCTGAAACCAACTGTTAACACTTACATTCTTAAAAACACTTCACCAAATAAGTTTTCTCATCATACTCGTTGGTTCATGATATGAAAAGCAGCCGAATAAAACCTTCTTTTTAACTTACGACCGATAACGACCTTGAGACTGAGTCCTCTCCGACCCATGCCTCACTCGAAAGACCCCACcagacccaccaccaccattctGGTGAAAACCCCACGCTGGCCCTAGGTGTTGGTCTCTTTCCCATGTATGGTGGAATGGATTCGCCATCGAGCTTTCTGCTTCCTGAAAGCCACTTCTAGTAGTTGATGACACGGATGTTGGGAGGTAATAGATGCCACCTCCATGAATCGGGTCTGAAGATGAGCCCACTTGACCCATCTGGGCCTGGCTGTTGGATCTTCGTGATCCAGATAGCATAGGCGCACGTAAGCCCGGTAAACCACTGGGTTGTTGAAAATAGGCCTGAAGGGCCTGAGCCCGCTCACGAGCCCGTGCGGCACTCCCGGGATGAGGATGAATCATTGACGACCCAACCGAGCTGGGAACTCTTGCGGCAGAACTACACAAAGTACGCAAAACATCGCGATAATATAAGGAGATACAGTATAAGGTTTAAAAGACAGCCAGGTGTGTTTTACCTTTGGCCAACAAGAAACGGATGCGTGTAAGTGGCTGATCTAGGAACATCAGCATTATTCCTAACCGGTCTTCGCGGCATGACAGGTGGCATGGAGGGTTGATCCGCACTACCGACGCCTACACGGTTATTTGACGGAGGAAAGAGGGCGGAGGGATAGCGGACATCCATGGTGGGCAAAGCATAAGAATTTGGCATATCACTGGATGCTGCTTGGCTGCTGTTCCagtgattattattattaatattattactattattattgttgttattattgtagGTAGGTGTAGGACCATCAGCAACACTTGCACTGGAAGTTGAGGATGACGAAGACGGGTGAACCGGTTGAACATATGCAAAATATGGACATAGATGAGCAGCAGATGATACCGTTGCTGCATGTTCGGTAAAAATTGCATGCGGTCCAAGAAGATCATGGTCTGGGGAAATAAACAATAATTAAACAAGTCCCTTTAGAACGTTACTAGTAAATTTTGAGTGAAAAAAACTTACACGCAGTTGTCGGGAATTCCCCATCACtgcaaaataaaaagaaaatgaaataaaaatgagCAGTCTAACAAAAAGATAGAAAAACAGTAGAAAACATAATTCAATCAAGTTTTCTTTCATTCTTTATGACCAAAATAAGAAGCAGAGCATGATATTAATATGGTCATAAGAAGCAAAATGAAGACAATAAAATAAAAGCAGGATAACGGAACAAAGCGTACATGCTATTTGAAGATATTACGATAAACGATTTCCACAAAAATGAAAATAAACACCAGTCAAAGAACCGACAATTTCACTCGAGAAGGGGGGTATTAGACCTTGTAAAAtgcaatttcttttttttttaatcctATATTTGTTGAAAAAAATTCGAACACATTATAATTTTCGATCAACAATTAACCACGCACAGAGATTGCTGGTTCAATTTGGTTGCTAACCATGCATTTTGTGTATTATATTTTCTTGAAAGTTAATGAGAACCCGCTAACTTGCAGGCCTAGTTTAAACAGCACAAATCGTTGTCACCTTAAACAAGAATAATAATACACGTCAAACTGAGTTCACTTTACAGTTTAATGATTTTTATAAGCACATAAGCAGCAAAAGTTAAAGCAATTGAATCTGAGGTTTAAAAGGCAGATGGAGATGATAAATAGAAACAGAGGTGATATATAGAAGGGTCATGTGCTTACTCAAAAGAAGCAGCAATCCGAGTAAATCCACTAAAGGGGCACCACATTGActgcaaataaaaaaaatatacgtGTAAAGCAATCAGATGCCAAAAAGTTGAGCGTCCCACACGCTTCACTTAACAACCTAAGTACTTCGATAAACTAAAATGGGGAATAACCAGAGTTTCCTCAAAGtttcttgaggagaagaagttaACTTACTAATATCCTATTAATCACAGTATCCAAACAATGACAACAACTGTTTATAAAGTAACTTTACCATAATAATAACTGCCAGTTGAAACTGAGAGAAAGGACTATTAAGCTATAAAAGAGATGCATCTTACAGTGGTTTCGGTATAGCTTAGATCGTAGAGATCTTCATCGTGGGCCCAGTCATCCATGCTGAACTCAGGATACGATCTAGAACCATTCGCAAAAAGCCACTGGCCTTTCTCAACTTTCCTGCAGTTGGGGCATTGCATCACTCCCTTCGCATTAAATGCAGAACCAATGCAATCTGTACGCGAATAAAAGAAAGAAGCCATATATGACACTAAATTAGAAAGATCTATACAATAGAGATTCATCTAATCAGAAGTTGCTATATGAATTTAACAAATCATGGATCATATTTAATCTTGAAAAAAGTGCTAACTTTTGGTAATCAAATCCTTAGCTGTGATCCTGTCCTGTGTTAATGTTTACAGTTGTGATGTATATGCAAAAACAACCATGTATATATGAATATGATACGGTTGATGGCTCGTGTTCCTAACAAAAAGACATGATAAAACACACCTATAACCTAACACTCATAACTCTATCTGCTTACATTACCTAAAGTCTTTCATGTACCGCATACAATGCTGCAGAAATAAATGTATAGTACTTGTTCAGTATTTTCCATACGCGAAGCCAGCACCTACCTGTAGCATGTTAATACTTTTACCCCTATCGTATTCGGTTAGCAGAAATATTTTCTAACACCTTATCAGTAGAAAGAATACCCCTAGCTTCTTTGGATACCAGTTAAGTTCACACTTCAATTCGATACCAAAATTCAATCTAATATGCACATAAATTGACGCTTAAATTTCTGACTTTAGACCCATAACTTCACACCAACCAACGCACATCGTCATTTGTCGGTTTTCAGATTTGCACCACATTTGTATTGAAAACTATACGCTAAGCTTCCATGTATAGGCCTTCTAAGT
The Helianthus annuus cultivar XRQ/B chromosome 6, HanXRQr2.0-SUNRISE, whole genome shotgun sequence genome window above contains:
- the LOC110940138 gene encoding E3 ubiquitin-protein ligase RFI2, whose protein sequence is MGLQAADLVEDQDDLKGGKGAAAAAASVSCSICLEVVVDDSGDRAWAKLQCGHRFHLDCIGSAFNAKGVMQCPNCRKVEKGQWLFANGSRSYPEFSMDDWAHDEDLYDLSYTETTSMWCPFSGFTRIAASFDDGEFPTTAYHDLLGPHAIFTEHAATVSSAAHLCPYFAYVQPVHPSSSSSTSSASVADGPTPTYNNNNNNNSNNINNNNHWNSSQAASSDMPNSYALPTMDVRYPSALFPPSNNRVGVGSADQPSMPPVMPRRPVRNNADVPRSATYTHPFLVGQSSAARVPSSVGSSMIHPHPGSAARARERAQALQAYFQQPSGLPGLRAPMLSGSRRSNSQAQMGQVGSSSDPIHGGGIYYLPTSVSSTTRSGFQEAESSMANPFHHTWERDQHLGPAWGFHQNGGGGSGGVFRVRHGSERTQSQGRYRS